The Caulifigura coniformis genome includes a region encoding these proteins:
- a CDS encoding hybrid sensor histidine kinase/response regulator, with protein MTASSHALDHRVLLLTPTRRDAETSKALLADHGIESEICRNINVLCEEAARGAGALLVTQEAIFSSTDQCLTKLVQGQPSWSDYPLIVLTPAGPQSAADIAALAAVGHMLLLQRPLQIGMLISTVQAALRDRARQYLVRDHLAEQEAYAAALRESDRRKDEFLAVLAHELRNPLAPLRTGIDLLLLENQARDDDLIPMMSRQTSHMVRLIDDLLDLSRISQGKLTLRTSTVSLGEVIGNAVEATRQQIESAGHQLHVAVSGPLHVTGDPVRLTQVFANLLSNAAKYTEQGGQIHLASERVQEKAVVRVRDTGLGIPPEMLSRVFEMFAQVDSSLGRAGGGLGIGLTLVRQLVEMHQGSIRVASDGLGCGSEFTVELPTVAGMPRSGAVRGPEFGSRGPSMNVVVADDNVDAAETLAMLLRQLGHHVRIVHDGQQAVEVVCRNRPELAIIDIGMPVLTGYDAATRIREQLGSRNGVYLAALTGWGQEEDRRRALDAGFDAHMVKPVETSRLASLIEAARRGVSS; from the coding sequence ATGACGGCCTCTTCGCATGCTCTGGACCACCGGGTCCTGCTGCTGACTCCCACCCGGCGCGACGCGGAGACAAGCAAAGCACTGCTGGCCGACCACGGCATCGAGTCTGAGATCTGCCGGAACATCAACGTTCTGTGCGAAGAAGCGGCCCGTGGAGCCGGCGCTCTTCTCGTCACGCAGGAGGCCATCTTTTCCAGCACCGATCAATGCCTCACAAAGCTCGTCCAGGGGCAACCTTCATGGTCGGATTACCCGCTGATCGTCCTGACTCCCGCGGGACCCCAATCGGCTGCGGATATCGCGGCGCTGGCCGCGGTGGGCCACATGCTGCTTCTTCAGCGGCCGTTGCAGATCGGCATGCTCATCAGCACGGTCCAGGCGGCGCTCCGGGATCGCGCCCGCCAGTACCTCGTTCGTGACCATCTCGCCGAGCAGGAAGCCTACGCCGCGGCGCTGCGGGAAAGCGATCGCCGCAAAGACGAATTCCTGGCGGTGCTCGCACACGAACTTCGCAATCCGCTCGCCCCCCTCCGCACCGGCATCGATCTCCTGCTGCTGGAGAATCAGGCGCGGGACGATGACCTGATTCCGATGATGTCCAGGCAGACGTCACACATGGTGCGGCTTATCGATGATCTGCTGGACCTTTCCCGCATCAGCCAGGGGAAACTGACTCTGCGGACCTCGACCGTGAGCCTCGGCGAGGTGATCGGAAATGCCGTCGAGGCAACGCGTCAGCAGATCGAGTCGGCCGGGCATCAACTTCACGTGGCCGTCAGTGGTCCGTTGCACGTGACGGGTGATCCGGTCCGCCTGACGCAGGTTTTCGCCAACCTGCTGAGCAACGCCGCGAAGTACACCGAGCAGGGTGGGCAGATTCACCTCGCTTCCGAGCGAGTGCAGGAGAAAGCAGTCGTCCGAGTGCGTGACACCGGTCTCGGGATCCCTCCGGAGATGCTCTCCCGCGTGTTCGAGATGTTCGCGCAGGTCGATTCGTCGCTCGGCCGCGCAGGCGGCGGGCTGGGCATCGGGCTGACGCTCGTGCGGCAACTCGTCGAGATGCACCAGGGATCGATTCGCGTTGCCAGCGACGGGCTGGGCTGCGGAAGCGAGTTCACGGTGGAACTGCCGACTGTCGCGGGCATGCCTCGTTCCGGAGCAGTCCGCGGGCCGGAGTTCGGCAGCCGGGGGCCGTCGATGAATGTGGTTGTCGCGGACGACAATGTCGACGCGGCCGAGACGCTGGCCATGCTGCTTCGTCAGCTAGGGCATCACGTTCGAATCGTTCATGACGGGCAGCAGGCCGTCGAGGTCGTCTGCAGGAATCGTCCTGAGCTGGCGATCATCGATATCGGAATGCCGGTGCTGACGGGTTATGACGCCGCCACACGGATCCGGGAACAACTCGGATCGCGGAATGGCGTGTACCTCGCCGCCTTGACCGGCTGGGGGCAGGAAGAAGACCGGCGGCGGGCTCTCGATGCCGGCTTCGACGCCCATATGGTCAAGCCGGTTGAAACGTCCCGCCTTGCGTCGCTGATCGAGGCGGCCCGCAGAGGCGTCTCTTCTTGA
- a CDS encoding PSD1 and planctomycete cytochrome C domain-containing protein, which translates to MTLLTIWLTLANASLQAADQEQPLEFFEKKVRPLLVSHCYECHSVKSKSLKAGLRVDSRSALLKGGDSGAAISSDQPDQSLLLEAVRYEAYEMPPKGKLPAADIAILERWVKMGAPWPEEPEPVADASPPPFDLEARKASHWCWQPVRRPELPAVQDAAWVRDDIDRFILAKLEERGFQPAPTVDRRVLIRRLSFDLIGLPPTPGEVDEFVSDPASNAVEKVVDRLLESPHFGERWGRHWLDLVRYAESRGHEFDNDTPNAWQYRDYVIRALNADVPYDQFVKEHIAGDLLDPPRLHPEKKFNESILGTGFWHLGEWVHSPVDIRKDETDRFDNMLDVMSKAFLGVTVACARCHDHKFDAISQKDYYALSGFLQGSDYRQVPFEALEHNKWLAGEVAKVDAEANRRIWQALGRKRLKAIEQGPVGGGVGWDESRGGIPWDDPGPLPPRIRVLVDYRDGSSDGFQQDGAVYGQRPALPGEVILREGSRGQLMTEYVRAGYAHSHPVWKTADYPIASSPNQKGRLESLSRNGRTLRSRTFDLQSGEVNCRVRGSGAIVACVDSHRLIAGPLHGETVINVLGDSDEWRWIPVNLARYVGHRVHLEFTPSVGQSLDVQLAIEGSPPEPVLYVNSQSISQEQLKRIVQAWADGEPVKAEDRQAAIVFGAQTFWDASRPESVVPSEASLSIVAERLRWAEEIAEVRQGISSHASLAPAMLDGSGEDDRLLIRGNSSTPGDAVRRRFLEVIDGPKAMTIPAGSGRRELAEHITDPANPLTSRVVVNRLWHHLLGRGIVPTVDDFGVLGQRPTHPELLDYLATEFQKDGQSLKRMIRRIVLSQTYRMSGDTDPKTVEADPKNDLWHHRPPKRLEGEVIRDALLAVSGRLDRTPFGPSVKVHLTSFMEGRGRPSQSGPMDGENRRSIYLEVRRNFLSPFMLTFDTPNPFSTMGRRNSSNVPAQALILMNDPFVRDCAESWARRAIQEGPADPNERIAWFCRTAFGRQPTEPELQLVREYLSSAGDTDTDLAKWTDIAHAIINMKEFVFVP; encoded by the coding sequence GTGACTCTTCTGACGATCTGGCTGACTCTGGCCAATGCATCTCTTCAGGCAGCGGATCAGGAACAGCCGCTGGAGTTCTTCGAGAAGAAGGTCCGGCCGCTCCTCGTCTCGCACTGCTACGAGTGTCACAGCGTCAAATCCAAATCGCTGAAAGCCGGTCTGCGGGTCGACAGCCGCAGTGCGCTGCTGAAGGGGGGAGACTCGGGGGCGGCGATCTCGAGCGACCAGCCGGACCAAAGCCTGCTGCTGGAAGCCGTCCGGTATGAGGCCTACGAGATGCCGCCGAAGGGAAAGCTCCCGGCCGCGGACATCGCCATCCTCGAGCGGTGGGTCAAGATGGGAGCCCCATGGCCCGAGGAACCCGAACCGGTGGCTGACGCCTCGCCGCCGCCCTTCGATCTCGAAGCGCGCAAGGCGTCGCACTGGTGCTGGCAGCCGGTCCGCAGGCCTGAGTTGCCGGCGGTCCAGGACGCCGCGTGGGTTCGCGACGATATCGACCGGTTCATCCTCGCGAAGCTGGAAGAGCGGGGATTCCAACCGGCTCCCACCGTCGATCGCCGCGTTCTGATCCGTCGGCTGTCGTTCGATCTCATCGGTCTCCCGCCGACGCCCGGGGAGGTGGACGAGTTCGTCAGCGACCCGGCCTCGAATGCCGTGGAGAAGGTGGTCGACCGGCTGCTGGAGTCGCCCCATTTCGGCGAGCGCTGGGGACGTCACTGGCTCGATCTCGTCCGCTACGCCGAATCCCGGGGCCACGAGTTCGACAACGATACGCCGAACGCCTGGCAGTACCGCGACTACGTCATCCGGGCCCTGAACGCCGATGTCCCCTACGACCAGTTCGTCAAAGAACACATTGCGGGCGACCTCCTCGATCCGCCCCGGCTGCATCCCGAGAAGAAGTTCAACGAATCGATCCTCGGCACCGGCTTCTGGCATCTGGGGGAATGGGTCCACTCGCCCGTCGACATCCGCAAGGACGAGACCGACCGCTTCGACAACATGCTGGATGTGATGTCGAAAGCGTTTCTCGGCGTCACCGTGGCCTGTGCCCGCTGCCACGACCACAAGTTTGATGCGATCTCGCAGAAGGATTACTACGCCCTGTCGGGGTTCCTGCAGGGGAGCGACTACCGGCAGGTGCCGTTCGAGGCGCTGGAGCACAACAAGTGGCTGGCGGGAGAAGTCGCGAAAGTTGATGCGGAGGCGAATCGAAGAATCTGGCAGGCCCTGGGCCGGAAGCGTCTCAAAGCGATCGAACAAGGGCCGGTCGGCGGCGGAGTTGGCTGGGACGAGAGTCGCGGTGGAATTCCCTGGGATGACCCCGGGCCATTGCCCCCTCGGATCCGCGTCCTCGTCGACTACCGCGATGGGAGTTCCGATGGGTTTCAGCAGGACGGGGCAGTTTACGGACAACGGCCGGCGCTCCCGGGTGAGGTGATTCTGCGTGAAGGGAGTCGCGGGCAGTTGATGACGGAGTATGTGCGGGCCGGTTACGCGCACAGCCACCCTGTCTGGAAAACGGCTGACTACCCGATTGCTTCGTCGCCCAATCAGAAAGGGCGTCTCGAAAGTCTGAGTCGCAACGGACGCACCCTGCGTTCACGTACTTTCGATCTTCAGAGCGGCGAGGTGAATTGCCGAGTTCGTGGCAGCGGCGCCATCGTCGCGTGCGTCGATTCGCACCGCCTGATTGCCGGCCCGCTGCATGGTGAAACCGTCATCAACGTCCTTGGCGACTCGGACGAATGGCGATGGATTCCGGTGAACCTGGCCCGGTACGTCGGTCATCGAGTCCACCTCGAGTTCACTCCGAGCGTCGGCCAGTCGCTTGATGTTCAACTTGCGATCGAAGGAAGTCCACCGGAGCCAGTTCTCTACGTGAATTCGCAATCGATCAGTCAGGAGCAGCTCAAACGCATCGTGCAGGCCTGGGCGGATGGCGAACCGGTGAAAGCCGAGGATCGACAGGCTGCCATCGTGTTCGGCGCCCAGACCTTCTGGGATGCCAGCAGGCCAGAGTCCGTTGTGCCGAGCGAAGCCAGCCTGTCGATCGTGGCCGAACGGCTGCGCTGGGCGGAGGAGATCGCCGAAGTTCGTCAGGGCATCTCCAGTCACGCCTCCCTCGCGCCGGCCATGCTCGATGGCTCCGGCGAAGACGACCGCCTCCTCATCCGCGGCAATTCCTCCACTCCCGGTGACGCGGTCCGTCGTCGCTTCCTCGAAGTGATCGACGGCCCGAAAGCCATGACGATCCCGGCAGGCAGCGGCCGACGCGAGCTGGCGGAGCACATCACCGATCCGGCCAATCCGCTGACGAGCCGCGTCGTCGTCAACCGCCTCTGGCATCACCTCCTCGGCCGCGGCATCGTCCCGACCGTGGACGACTTCGGCGTCCTTGGCCAACGGCCGACGCATCCGGAGTTGCTCGACTACCTGGCCACGGAGTTTCAAAAGGATGGCCAGTCGCTCAAGCGAATGATCCGGCGGATCGTCCTGTCGCAGACGTACCGGATGTCGGGCGACACCGATCCGAAGACAGTCGAGGCCGATCCAAAAAACGACCTCTGGCATCATCGCCCCCCCAAGCGGCTCGAAGGCGAAGTGATCCGTGATGCGCTGCTGGCGGTGTCGGGGCGGCTGGATCGCACTCCCTTCGGCCCGTCGGTGAAAGTGCACCTCACGTCGTTCATGGAAGGGCGAGGCCGGCCGTCGCAGAGCGGGCCGATGGACGGAGAGAACCGCCGGTCGATCTATCTGGAAGTCCGCAGGAACTTTCTTTCCCCGTTCATGCTGACGTTCGACACGCCCAACCCGTTCAGCACGATGGGACGGCGGAATTCGTCGAACGTGCCGGCGCAGGCGCTGATCCTGATGAACGATCCGTTCGTGAGGGACTGCGCGGAATCGTGGGCCAGGCGAGCGATCCAGGAAGGTCCGGCCGACCCGAATGAACGGATTGCGTGGTTCTGCAGGACGGCCTTCGGCCGCCAACCGACCGAACCGGAGCTGCAATTGGTCCGCGAGTATCTGAGCAGCGCCGGAGACACCGACACGGATCTCGCGAAGTGGACTGACATCGCCCACGCCATCATCAACATGAAAGAGTTCGTGTTCGTTCCGTAA
- a CDS encoding DUF167 domain-containing protein, whose amino-acid sequence MSVPAISLVADGGDVLLPVRAQPGAKRVGVVGEHGGRLKVAVTAVAEKGKANEALVESVAEAFGLKRSQVTLVSGQTSNQKTFRLSRVSIEVVQSRLAELFEGLAR is encoded by the coding sequence ATGTCCGTGCCTGCGATTTCCCTGGTGGCTGATGGCGGCGACGTTCTGCTGCCGGTGCGCGCCCAACCCGGGGCGAAACGGGTCGGCGTCGTCGGCGAACACGGGGGCCGGTTGAAGGTCGCCGTGACCGCCGTCGCCGAAAAAGGAAAAGCGAACGAGGCCCTCGTCGAATCGGTGGCGGAAGCGTTCGGGCTCAAGCGGTCGCAGGTGACCCTCGTCAGCGGACAGACCTCGAACCAGAAGACGTTCCGGCTGTCACGCGTCAGCATCGAAGTCGTTCAGTCGAGGCTGGCGGAACTGTTCGAGGGACTCGCCCGATGA
- a CDS encoding endonuclease V, with protein sequence MSGCSTLPLPSLPDLSSELMRLVAQVPPDGLTTYGDLARALGSRNAAIWVSQWIRERSAMEPELASRVVDKLTAGSRPRFTGFSGPHALQRLEDWLRAAAKFVDERPLGRAPKLVAGIDVAYPAPDRATAAAVLVDVRTKTVVHELVVERPVDFPYISGFLTFRELPAMMAACESLAKQAYAPDVVMIDGQGRLHPHRGGVATGFAAATGLPTMGVAKSLLCGQVEKGGDASTGAMIQRVLVGDEHLGFSLRATPKAQPVYISVGGGLSLDEVLGITLSLFTTTRLPLPTHRADRLSKSTRRERLDPAAILSRIRQFEERIDADLA encoded by the coding sequence ATGAGCGGCTGTTCGACGCTTCCGCTGCCCTCCCTGCCGGACCTCTCTTCCGAACTGATGCGACTCGTGGCCCAGGTTCCCCCCGACGGACTGACGACCTATGGCGACCTCGCCCGGGCGCTGGGAAGCCGGAACGCCGCCATCTGGGTGAGCCAGTGGATTCGCGAGCGCTCGGCGATGGAACCGGAACTCGCCAGTCGCGTCGTCGACAAACTGACGGCTGGCTCCCGCCCGCGGTTCACTGGGTTCTCCGGTCCGCACGCGCTGCAACGCCTGGAGGACTGGCTGCGTGCGGCGGCGAAATTTGTCGACGAGCGGCCACTGGGCCGAGCGCCGAAGCTCGTGGCCGGGATTGATGTGGCCTATCCCGCGCCGGATCGCGCGACTGCGGCGGCGGTGCTGGTGGATGTCCGGACGAAGACCGTCGTGCATGAACTGGTCGTCGAGCGGCCGGTGGACTTCCCTTACATCAGCGGATTCCTGACGTTCCGCGAACTGCCTGCGATGATGGCCGCCTGCGAGTCGCTCGCGAAGCAGGCGTACGCCCCCGATGTTGTGATGATTGATGGGCAGGGGCGACTCCATCCGCATCGCGGAGGGGTGGCCACGGGATTCGCCGCCGCGACCGGCCTGCCCACGATGGGAGTCGCGAAGTCGCTGCTGTGCGGCCAGGTGGAGAAGGGGGGCGATGCTTCGACCGGAGCCATGATCCAGCGCGTGCTGGTCGGTGATGAGCACCTCGGATTCTCCCTCCGCGCGACGCCGAAGGCGCAACCGGTTTACATCTCGGTGGGCGGCGGACTCTCGCTCGATGAGGTCCTCGGGATCACGTTGTCGCTCTTCACGACGACTCGGCTCCCGCTGCCGACCCACCGGGCGGATCGACTGTCGAAGTCGACGCGGCGAGAACGCCTCGATCCCGCGGCCATCCTCTCACGCATCCGCCAGTTCGAGGAACGGATCGATGCCGACCTTGCGTGA
- a CDS encoding preprotein translocase subunit SecA, whose protein sequence is MLSPTLLRWRLRAARILRARKRLEKIGDVELKRRAQELGWRARGGESLKSILPQVFPLGIEACRRELGMTHFPVQIMGGLAIFHGHIAEMQTGEGKTLTAILPAALHAIVGKGCHVLTANDYLAQRDAELLTPVYKRLGLTAGCVVDQMEDDERRKNYACDITYGTATQVGFDFLRDRIKRGAQPDDEERNRYFVGSSSGEAPVQRGLHFALVDEADSILIDEARTPLIIGLQQVNRSAMLSMYRWATRIVPKLRPNEDFLFQARKRQAFLTDIGCRRLNLTAKPLLMDSIDTERIYQHVEKALTAQYAFAKDRDYVIVDDKVAIVDEGTGRVMDGRQWQEGLHQAIEAKEHLPISPITGSAARISIQTLFRQYHHLGGMTGTALSARTELKRIYKLPVVRIPTNRRSRRKGLLPRAFASQDAKREAIVESVREMVESGRSVLIGTPSVDASEALALKLSEHGINHRVLNARYHDEEAGIVKEAGRSGAVTIATNMAGRGTDIHLDDEVRKSGGLHVIATEMHSSLRIDRQLIGRAARQGDPGSYQFFLSLEDELLRVVEPKKLAAWRSSAGPDELGELSREWVERFQSTQQQLERLHVKQRKEMLKHEREQLKKSRKVGIDPFLELADA, encoded by the coding sequence ATGCTCTCCCCCACGCTTCTCCGCTGGCGTCTCCGGGCCGCGCGGATTCTCCGCGCCCGAAAACGGCTGGAGAAGATCGGCGACGTGGAGCTGAAGCGTCGCGCGCAGGAACTGGGCTGGCGAGCCCGCGGCGGCGAGTCGCTCAAGTCGATCCTGCCGCAGGTTTTTCCCCTCGGCATCGAAGCGTGCCGCCGTGAACTGGGAATGACGCACTTTCCCGTCCAGATCATGGGCGGGCTGGCAATTTTTCACGGCCACATCGCGGAGATGCAGACGGGCGAAGGCAAGACGCTCACGGCCATTCTCCCGGCCGCGCTGCATGCGATCGTCGGCAAGGGCTGTCACGTCCTGACCGCGAACGACTATCTCGCCCAGCGCGACGCGGAACTCCTGACGCCTGTCTACAAGCGTCTGGGGCTGACGGCCGGCTGCGTCGTCGACCAGATGGAGGACGACGAGCGGCGAAAGAACTATGCCTGCGACATCACGTACGGAACCGCGACGCAGGTCGGCTTCGATTTTCTTCGCGACCGGATCAAGCGCGGCGCCCAGCCCGATGACGAAGAACGCAACCGTTACTTCGTTGGAAGTTCATCGGGCGAAGCCCCCGTGCAGCGCGGGCTGCACTTCGCCCTGGTCGACGAGGCAGACAGCATCCTCATCGACGAAGCCCGTACACCGCTGATCATCGGGCTGCAGCAGGTCAATCGCTCGGCCATGCTCAGCATGTACCGCTGGGCCACGCGCATCGTCCCGAAACTGCGCCCCAACGAAGACTTCCTCTTCCAGGCCCGAAAAAGGCAGGCATTCCTGACTGACATCGGCTGCCGCCGGCTGAACCTCACGGCCAAGCCCCTGCTGATGGATTCGATCGACACCGAACGGATCTACCAGCATGTCGAGAAGGCACTCACGGCGCAGTACGCCTTCGCCAAAGACCGCGACTACGTGATCGTCGACGACAAGGTGGCGATCGTCGACGAAGGAACGGGTCGCGTGATGGACGGGCGGCAGTGGCAGGAAGGCCTGCACCAGGCCATCGAGGCGAAAGAGCACCTGCCGATCAGCCCGATCACCGGCTCGGCCGCCCGCATTTCGATTCAGACACTGTTCCGTCAGTACCACCACCTGGGCGGCATGACGGGGACGGCGCTGTCGGCCCGCACGGAGCTCAAGCGGATCTACAAGCTCCCCGTCGTGCGGATTCCGACGAACCGCCGCTCGCGACGCAAAGGGCTGCTTCCGCGGGCCTTCGCGAGCCAGGACGCGAAGCGCGAAGCGATCGTGGAATCCGTGCGGGAGATGGTCGAGAGCGGACGTTCCGTCCTGATCGGTACTCCGTCCGTTGATGCGTCCGAGGCGCTCGCGCTGAAGCTGTCCGAGCATGGGATCAACCATCGCGTGCTGAATGCGCGGTATCACGACGAAGAGGCCGGAATCGTGAAGGAGGCAGGCCGCAGCGGCGCGGTGACGATCGCCACCAACATGGCCGGCCGTGGAACCGACATCCACCTGGACGACGAAGTCCGGAAGTCGGGCGGGCTGCACGTCATCGCGACGGAGATGCATTCGTCACTCCGAATTGATCGGCAGCTCATCGGCCGTGCCGCCCGGCAGGGAGACCCGGGCAGCTACCAGTTCTTTCTCTCGCTGGAAGACGAACTGCTGAGGGTCGTCGAGCCGAAAAAGCTCGCGGCCTGGAGATCGAGCGCTGGTCCTGACGAGTTGGGAGAGCTCTCGCGCGAGTGGGTCGAACGGTTCCAGTCCACTCAGCAGCAACTGGAGCGGCTCCACGTGAAGCAGCGTAAAGAGATGCTGAAGCACGAACGTGAGCAGCTGAAGAAATCACGCAAGGTCGGCATCGATCCGTTCCTCGAACTGGCGGATGCGTGA
- a CDS encoding ClpP family protease, translating to MILNHGAVQPMASNGYQRTRQLGIGDLLLENRIIFLDGPIHDAMANLIVMKLLYLQSENRHQDIHLYINSPGGSVSATLAIYDTMQYLEPEVNCYCIGLAASGAAVLMAGGAKGKRYILPHAKMMIHQPYGQVGGQVSDIEIQAKEILSTREVLNKILADHTGQPIERIAKETERDRYLTAVESKEYGLVDEVVFPKKAKIKASETPEKKM from the coding sequence ATGATCCTCAACCACGGCGCCGTCCAGCCGATGGCCTCCAACGGCTACCAGCGGACCCGGCAGCTCGGCATCGGCGACCTGCTGCTCGAGAATCGCATCATCTTTCTGGATGGGCCGATTCACGACGCGATGGCCAACCTGATCGTCATGAAACTCCTGTACCTGCAGTCGGAAAACCGGCACCAGGACATCCACCTGTACATCAATTCGCCCGGCGGGTCGGTGTCTGCCACGCTCGCGATCTACGACACCATGCAGTACCTCGAGCCCGAGGTGAACTGCTACTGCATCGGTCTCGCCGCCAGCGGCGCGGCCGTCCTGATGGCCGGCGGAGCGAAGGGCAAACGCTACATCCTCCCGCACGCCAAGATGATGATCCACCAGCCCTACGGGCAGGTGGGCGGGCAGGTCTCGGACATCGAGATCCAGGCCAAGGAAATCCTCAGCACCCGCGAAGTGCTGAACAAGATCCTGGCCGATCACACCGGCCAGCCGATCGAGCGGATCGCGAAGGAAACCGAACGCGATCGCTACCTCACGGCGGTCGAATCGAAGGAATACGGCCTCGTGGACGAAGTGGTGTTCCCGAAGAAGGCCAAGATCAAGGCCTCCGAAACGCCTGAAAAGAAGATGTAA
- a CDS encoding ATP-dependent Clp protease proteolytic subunit, translated as MTSIPFVLDKTGRESQYMDIYSRLLKDRIVFLGTQVNDQMANLLVAQLLFLQFEDPKADIHMYINSPGGSITAGMAIYDTMQYLTCDVATYCIGQAASMGAMLLTAGAKGKRNALPNARIMIHQPLAGMEGTATDLEIHAKEVIKVKRKMNELMRHHTGRTLEEIEKDTDRDNFMSASEAKAYGLIDNVLSELSHGPKAN; from the coding sequence ATGACCAGCATTCCGTTTGTTCTCGACAAGACCGGCCGTGAATCCCAGTACATGGATATTTACAGCCGGCTGCTGAAAGACCGCATCGTCTTTCTCGGCACGCAGGTGAACGACCAGATGGCCAACCTGCTCGTCGCGCAGCTTCTGTTCCTCCAGTTCGAGGACCCGAAGGCCGACATCCACATGTACATCAACTCGCCTGGCGGCTCGATCACGGCCGGCATGGCGATCTACGACACCATGCAGTACCTCACCTGCGATGTCGCCACCTACTGCATCGGACAGGCGGCGAGCATGGGAGCCATGCTGCTGACGGCCGGCGCCAAGGGCAAGCGGAACGCCCTGCCGAACGCCCGGATCATGATCCACCAGCCGCTCGCCGGCATGGAAGGGACCGCCACCGACCTCGAAATCCACGCGAAAGAGGTCATCAAGGTGAAGCGGAAGATGAACGAACTGATGCGGCACCATACCGGCCGGACCCTCGAGGAAATCGAGAAGGACACCGACCGCGACAATTTCATGTCGGCCAGCGAGGCAAAGGCGTATGGACTGATTGACAATGTTCTTTCAGAATTGTCGCACGGCCCCAAGGCCAATTGA
- a CDS encoding FHA domain-containing protein: MRQAPAAFITVYGQTRPLTPQHLTTIGRDAENDIVLPEPECSRRHCELLYNNGRWFLRDCDSRNGTFVNDKQITDEHLLQPGDVIRIALVKINFTILSGGDTKASMPAMDEASLEREFNAARGLPVERDDFVPLLGRSPATEELREQIKRAAPLNAPLLIQGPVGSGKGVVAQQVHLASGRLPGTFVRWDCNQFASTGVADSGRMGKITMPTPGGTLFLDEVSVLSPTDQSALITMLAQLDAPPADPTERRTRIMASTSIDLEAAASAGRFRHDLYLRLCVLTLTVKPLAERKEDVMVLADSFRQHFAVELGRAVEGFTPMAVRALESHSWPGNVRELENTIYRAVALCLASSIDSGDLHLNVKATGERVGSTIVPPYQGRSLEDVELSHILATLNATGWNKTRASQVLGIERSTLDRKLKRYGLNRPNASNQGRSDTSH, from the coding sequence GTGCGACAAGCTCCCGCTGCCTTTATCACCGTCTACGGCCAGACCCGGCCGCTGACGCCTCAGCACCTCACGACCATCGGCCGGGACGCCGAGAACGATATCGTTCTGCCGGAACCCGAATGCAGTCGACGGCATTGTGAACTGCTCTACAACAACGGACGCTGGTTCCTTCGCGACTGCGACAGCCGGAACGGCACGTTCGTCAACGACAAGCAGATCACCGACGAGCACCTGCTGCAGCCCGGGGATGTGATCCGCATTGCGCTGGTCAAAATCAACTTCACCATCCTCTCCGGCGGCGACACCAAGGCGTCAATGCCGGCGATGGACGAAGCCAGCCTCGAGCGGGAATTCAATGCCGCCCGTGGCCTGCCCGTCGAGCGGGACGACTTCGTTCCGCTGCTCGGTCGCAGTCCGGCCACTGAAGAACTGCGCGAACAGATCAAGCGCGCGGCGCCCCTGAACGCGCCCCTGCTCATTCAGGGGCCGGTCGGGTCCGGCAAGGGAGTCGTTGCCCAGCAGGTGCACCTCGCCTCGGGGAGGCTGCCCGGCACGTTTGTCCGCTGGGACTGCAATCAGTTCGCGTCGACCGGCGTCGCCGATTCCGGTCGCATGGGCAAAATCACGATGCCGACGCCGGGAGGGACGCTCTTCCTCGACGAAGTCAGTGTCCTCTCGCCGACGGATCAGTCGGCGCTGATCACGATGCTCGCGCAGCTCGACGCCCCCCCCGCGGACCCCACTGAACGGCGGACCCGGATCATGGCGTCCACCAGTATCGATCTGGAAGCTGCCGCCTCCGCAGGACGCTTCCGCCATGATCTCTACCTCCGGCTGTGCGTGCTGACGCTGACGGTGAAGCCGCTGGCCGAACGCAAGGAGGATGTCATGGTGCTTGCGGACTCGTTCCGTCAGCACTTTGCGGTGGAGCTGGGACGGGCCGTGGAAGGCTTCACGCCGATGGCCGTGCGGGCCCTTGAAAGCCATTCCTGGCCGGGGAACGTCCGGGAACTGGAGAACACGATTTACCGCGCTGTCGCCCTTTGCCTGGCGTCGTCGATCGATTCGGGCGACCTGCATCTGAACGTGAAGGCCACCGGCGAACGGGTGGGATCGACGATCGTTCCTCCCTACCAGGGGCGTTCGCTCGAAGACGTCGAACTGTCCCATATCCTGGCGACGCTGAACGCGACCGGCTGGAACAAGACCCGTGCCTCGCAGGTGCTCGGCATCGAACGGTCGACCCTGGACCGCAAGCTGAAACGCTACGGGCTGAATCGCCCCAATGCATCGAACCAGGGACGCTCGGATACGTCGCACTGA